The Halalkalibaculum roseum genome window below encodes:
- a CDS encoding ABC transporter permease — protein MLKNYFKIALRNLRKQKLYSVINIAGLSIGIAGCIIIFLFIQDELSFDRFHENVDNIYRVEELRYEKLKSDIEPTPFYDTSLPDGVSKLPWLPLPLGPTIAELFPEIEHFSRVDENTFLARHEDRSFQQEVLMADSAFFKMFSFPLLEGTAEDALNDPGKVVLTLNTARKYFKEDNPVGKTLIVTIQGEEKVYTVSAIAEEPPENSSITFSMVMRTENKPYYEFNIDRWNSFNTPLFVSLYPGASADQFVDKLRDFAEERYSESRQAARDRLGMPEDATVAEFDVTPLSGIHLDASAHWHKVSNSLYSYILGAIAILILVIACINYITLALARSSGRAKEVGIRKASGARRGQIALQFWGETQLLSLLALVAGVCLAELALPLFNNIAGKTLSISYTGDAGFLAVLFGITLLSGILAGSYPALILSGFQPVKVLKGLKAYAFKPRLSKALLVIQYSLSIFLIISSLVMFRQMEYVSGKELGYNEEQVVFIPTHTGWNEKGTRLMERYRTVLSEVPSVRYVSGMAPAITQGSNIYAFGVNGEEKRSHIYYVDEDLINTLGIELVAGRNFSESRPSDVTGSIIVNESLVESMGWENPIGQNLPWKGEENPSTVIGVVKDFHFLSMESEIEPMLFHMDPDQGGINAVAVKIGEGMVAETLPKLESAWNRVAPFTPFNYWFLDEALSQQYEDYQRWLNIMAASTALAILISCLGLFGLAGLTALNKTKEIGIRKVLGAGIDQIILLLNKDVVKLIAVSLALAAPVSWYIMEQWLSDFAYHIEIGAGVFVYSALTALLIALMSVSYHSIKAAMLNPVDSLRSE, from the coding sequence ATGCTTAAAAATTATTTTAAAATAGCCCTGAGGAATCTTAGAAAACAGAAACTGTACTCTGTGATTAATATTGCAGGTCTGAGTATAGGTATTGCCGGCTGTATAATAATTTTTCTGTTCATCCAGGATGAGCTCTCTTTCGACAGGTTTCATGAGAACGTGGATAATATATATAGAGTCGAAGAGCTGCGTTATGAAAAGCTGAAATCGGATATTGAACCTACCCCATTCTACGATACCTCACTTCCTGATGGGGTGAGTAAGTTACCCTGGTTGCCTCTGCCATTGGGTCCAACAATTGCTGAGTTATTTCCGGAAATAGAACATTTCTCGAGAGTAGATGAAAATACTTTCCTTGCACGTCATGAAGACCGTTCCTTTCAACAGGAAGTACTGATGGCTGATTCTGCATTTTTTAAGATGTTTTCATTTCCTCTCCTCGAAGGAACAGCAGAGGATGCATTGAATGATCCGGGGAAGGTTGTATTAACTCTGAATACGGCCAGGAAATATTTCAAAGAAGATAATCCTGTCGGTAAAACACTTATCGTTACTATCCAGGGTGAGGAAAAAGTCTACACGGTTTCTGCTATTGCTGAAGAGCCTCCCGAAAATTCCAGCATCACCTTTTCTATGGTAATGCGCACTGAGAACAAGCCCTATTATGAATTTAATATTGATCGTTGGAACAGTTTTAATACACCACTTTTTGTAAGTCTCTATCCCGGAGCGTCAGCCGATCAATTTGTAGACAAACTTAGAGATTTTGCTGAAGAGCGATACTCTGAAAGCCGGCAAGCGGCCAGGGACCGGTTGGGCATGCCTGAAGATGCTACCGTAGCTGAGTTTGATGTGACCCCTTTAAGCGGCATTCATCTTGATGCTTCGGCACATTGGCACAAAGTCAGTAATTCATTGTACTCCTATATTTTGGGTGCCATAGCAATATTGATACTTGTTATTGCATGTATCAACTATATTACTCTGGCGCTGGCCCGATCTTCAGGTAGGGCGAAAGAGGTGGGCATTCGAAAAGCCTCCGGCGCACGGCGCGGCCAAATAGCGCTTCAGTTTTGGGGAGAGACTCAGTTGCTCAGCCTGCTGGCCCTGGTAGCCGGAGTCTGCCTGGCCGAGCTGGCGTTGCCCCTATTCAATAATATTGCCGGTAAAACACTGTCGATCAGTTATACCGGTGATGCAGGCTTCCTGGCAGTTCTGTTTGGAATAACACTGTTATCGGGCATCCTCGCGGGCAGTTACCCCGCGTTGATCCTTTCAGGTTTTCAACCTGTAAAAGTGTTGAAAGGGCTCAAGGCCTATGCTTTCAAGCCAAGGCTATCGAAGGCATTGCTCGTTATACAGTACAGCCTTTCTATTTTTCTCATCATCAGTTCTCTTGTGATGTTCCGACAAATGGAATATGTAAGCGGCAAGGAACTTGGCTACAATGAAGAGCAGGTTGTGTTCATACCTACTCATACGGGCTGGAACGAAAAGGGCACCCGGTTGATGGAGCGTTATCGAACTGTTTTGAGTGAAGTGCCGAGTGTGAGATACGTGAGCGGAATGGCACCTGCCATAACCCAGGGGTCGAATATTTACGCTTTCGGTGTTAATGGTGAGGAGAAACGCTCTCACATTTATTATGTGGATGAAGATCTGATTAATACACTCGGTATTGAACTCGTTGCGGGCCGAAATTTCTCTGAAAGTCGACCCTCTGATGTTACCGGTTCCATCATCGTGAATGAGTCTCTGGTAGAATCTATGGGATGGGAAAACCCTATCGGACAAAACCTGCCCTGGAAGGGAGAAGAGAATCCGTCCACAGTTATAGGCGTAGTGAAAGATTTCCACTTTCTATCCATGGAATCGGAAATTGAACCGATGCTATTTCATATGGATCCGGACCAGGGGGGTATAAACGCGGTAGCGGTCAAAATCGGAGAGGGTATGGTTGCTGAAACCTTGCCCAAGCTCGAAAGTGCCTGGAATAGGGTAGCACCCTTTACTCCATTCAATTATTGGTTTCTGGATGAAGCGCTTTCCCAGCAGTATGAAGACTACCAAAGATGGTTGAATATTATGGCTGCTTCTACGGCACTGGCTATTCTGATCTCATGTCTCGGGCTTTTCGGACTAGCAGGTTTAACAGCCTTAAATAAAACGAAGGAGATAGGCATTCGCAAAGTGCTTGGAGCCGGTATTGATCAGATTATTCTGTTGTTGAACAAAGACGTCGTGAAGCTGATTGCTGTATCGCTGGCACTGGCAGCTCCGGTATCGTGGTATATCATGGAGCAATGGCTTTCTGACTTTGCCTATCACATAGAAATTGGGGCCGGAGTATTCGTGTATTCTGCCCTTACAGCTCTGCTGATTGCGTTAATGAGTGTAAGCTATCATTCTATAAAAGCTGCAATGCTTAATCCCGTGGATAGTTTGAGAAGTGAGTAG
- a CDS encoding ABC transporter permease has protein sequence MIRNYIKIAFRNLFKNKVYSSINIFGLAIGIACCLLIGMYVINEWSYDTFHSKSDRIYRAWVNETTPDGREIMNTATPVILGPTLKSNIPEIEHLTYLYQFSNLAKTSEEQDPLTEQVLAVNDDFFKIFDFKVINGNREALFSSPSSVVISKEAAERYFGNVDPIQQVLSIRTGDEYRDFTVTSVIENPPSNSSIRYSVLIPTQNLEDLVGQQGMESWFNIFGSTYLTLSEGTDPKQLDAKFASMMEGALGPELYEETNYTVGLQPLTDIHLNTELPAGIAVVTDPAYTYILAAIAMLVLLIACVNFMTLSISRSTSRAKEVGIRKTIGAVRQHLMYQFWGESFLMSLLAMGVGITFAEVLLPFFNDLSQTTLQLSYNLETVGSLLLLSLFISLIAGIYPALILSGFRPVEVLKGRLNLSGDKGRFQQFMVVFQFSFSIVLVIGTITIYKQLQYVQNKNLGYQEDQVLQLESGFTNSPQVPINQILERASSRKQILETELSSLPDVQVISTSSFTPVQTAGWFRMGFYNDQEQSTDFHANFVDADFIPALGIKLIAGRNFSENNPSDSRRAIIVNKAAVDYFGWENPIGQRLSGKDFIDHEIIGVVEDFHYESLHTPIEPLILAQNPEILLSGISNLNIRNSFDPRYTLKFSSGNLEGMVSSIQEVWQQVAPEAPFNYTFIDEVLDTQYRREQRLSRIVTTGATLAIIIACLGLFGLASLMVVRRTKEIGVRKVLGASASSIVLLVNKEFTQLVAIAFIIAAPIAWYAMSQWLQDFAYRIDLGIGLFALAGLAALAVAWLTVSYQSVKAIFVNPVESLRSE, from the coding sequence ATGATACGCAACTATATTAAAATTGCCTTTCGCAACCTGTTTAAAAACAAAGTGTATTCGTCCATCAACATTTTTGGCCTTGCGATAGGGATAGCATGCTGTCTGCTCATAGGAATGTATGTCATCAATGAGTGGAGTTATGATACATTTCACTCAAAGTCGGATCGTATTTACCGGGCCTGGGTCAATGAAACTACCCCCGACGGCAGGGAGATAATGAACACAGCTACCCCGGTTATTTTGGGACCCACTTTGAAGAGCAATATCCCGGAAATTGAACATCTCACATACCTGTATCAATTCAGCAACCTGGCTAAAACCAGCGAAGAACAGGACCCTTTGACGGAGCAGGTTTTGGCAGTAAATGATGACTTTTTTAAAATTTTTGATTTCAAGGTTATCAATGGAAACAGAGAGGCCTTATTTAGTTCTCCTTCCTCGGTTGTAATTTCTAAAGAGGCAGCTGAGCGATATTTCGGTAATGTAGATCCTATACAACAGGTACTTTCTATTCGCACCGGTGATGAATACCGTGATTTTACAGTGACATCTGTAATTGAAAATCCGCCATCTAACTCCAGCATCAGATACAGTGTGCTAATACCCACCCAGAATCTTGAGGATCTGGTTGGTCAGCAGGGTATGGAAAGCTGGTTTAATATTTTTGGAAGTACCTATTTAACCTTGTCAGAAGGGACAGACCCTAAACAGCTGGATGCCAAATTTGCCTCTATGATGGAGGGCGCCCTGGGTCCCGAGTTGTATGAGGAAACCAACTATACCGTCGGACTTCAGCCACTTACTGATATTCATTTGAATACAGAGCTGCCGGCTGGTATTGCGGTAGTCACCGATCCGGCCTATACCTACATTTTAGCAGCAATTGCAATGCTGGTGTTACTGATAGCCTGTGTGAATTTTATGACTCTCTCCATCAGTCGCTCAACTTCCCGGGCCAAGGAAGTGGGTATACGAAAGACTATCGGTGCCGTTCGACAACATCTGATGTACCAGTTTTGGGGTGAATCGTTTTTGATGTCGCTGCTTGCTATGGGGGTCGGAATCACCTTTGCCGAGGTTTTGCTGCCATTCTTTAATGATCTTTCACAGACTACTTTGCAGCTCAGTTATAATCTTGAGACCGTTGGAAGCCTGTTACTGTTATCGCTATTCATCAGTCTGATAGCCGGTATCTATCCAGCGTTGATTTTATCGGGCTTCCGACCGGTAGAGGTATTGAAAGGGCGGTTGAATCTTTCTGGGGATAAAGGTCGATTTCAACAGTTTATGGTTGTATTCCAGTTCTCTTTTTCAATAGTACTGGTTATAGGAACCATAACTATATATAAGCAACTTCAGTATGTGCAGAATAAGAACCTCGGTTATCAGGAGGACCAGGTACTGCAGTTGGAATCCGGTTTTACAAATTCTCCTCAGGTTCCTATTAATCAGATTCTGGAGCGGGCAAGCAGCAGGAAGCAGATTTTAGAAACAGAACTCTCTTCACTGCCTGATGTACAGGTTATCAGTACCTCTTCCTTTACGCCTGTTCAAACAGCTGGCTGGTTCCGAATGGGCTTTTATAATGATCAAGAGCAGTCTACCGATTTCCATGCTAACTTTGTAGATGCCGACTTTATTCCGGCACTGGGAATAAAGTTGATAGCGGGTCGGAATTTTTCTGAAAATAATCCTTCTGATTCACGCCGGGCAATAATTGTTAATAAGGCAGCGGTAGATTATTTCGGTTGGGAAAATCCTATTGGTCAACGCCTATCGGGTAAGGATTTCATAGATCATGAAATTATAGGTGTGGTTGAAGATTTTCATTATGAGTCTTTACACACTCCCATTGAGCCGTTGATATTAGCCCAGAATCCAGAAATTCTATTGAGCGGAATATCCAATTTGAATATCAGGAATTCATTTGACCCGAGATATACCCTTAAATTCAGTTCCGGCAATTTAGAGGGCATGGTCAGTTCAATTCAGGAGGTTTGGCAGCAGGTTGCACCGGAAGCGCCCTTCAATTACACCTTCATAGATGAAGTACTGGATACCCAATATCGCCGGGAGCAACGTCTCAGCCGTATTGTAACCACAGGAGCCACTTTAGCCATAATAATAGCCTGCCTGGGACTTTTCGGCTTGGCTTCACTGATGGTGGTACGTCGAACCAAGGAAATAGGGGTCCGTAAAGTATTGGGGGCTTCGGCTTCCAGTATAGTATTGTTGGTAAACAAAGAATTCACACAGCTGGTGGCTATCGCCTTTATTATCGCGGCTCCGATTGCCTGGTATGCCATGTCTCAATGGTTACAAGACTTTGCCTATCGCATAGATCTGGGTATTGGTTTGTTTGCACTTGCCGGTCTGGCTGCCTTGGCTGTAGCCTGGCTGACGGTCAGCTACCAGTCGGTGAAAGCAATATTTGTTAACCCGGTAGAAAGCTTAAGAAGCGAATGA
- a CDS encoding ABC transporter permease, with protein sequence MIKNYLKIAWRYLHKNKIFSFVNITGLTLGFFCSILLALYVIDELRFDTFHEDAARTYRIIQKIEEVDGETRKVATVAPLVGPEAVAQFPEAETYLRLIEIGRLTVGNEPQNRDYERIWIADSNFFQFFDYKALYGNPTEALSRPDNIVITESTAKKYFGRTDVVGENLYTNVFQATVSAVIEDFPDNSHLTINTIHAVPTWEREIGQWKEWVSSNWTSNSFVTYLKMRPDFDKKAFEGKLTSLVTENYGEEVNYQSNFSLQPLTDIHLYSSEIQGGMNSREGNPLYTYMFIIIAVLLLAIACFNYMNLSTAAASRRTREVGMRKTLGAQKWQLIGQFVGEALLVSTCSLLLALFAIELLLPQLNVYLNKSLSLPFDNIQMYTVLGIIVLIAGISSAIYPAFFLSRVEPATALKKEIKIGVNTFSLRKILVVAQFAISIVMISTTIIIYNQLQYVEQKDLGFNLNNLLVIDINSGALRSQFESIKQEFEKLSDIETVTVSSRVPGEWKNFPIANLEHRGSDAKSQAIFVGVDEDFLDTYNIELLEGRALRNDVADSNSVMLTEMAVRQLGLEDPIGQVLDVPSTVWSGDLNEQDTPYSPRVVGVIKNFHFQSFREEMRPMMLASYRNPIHSIDYYTLRASNANWQNILPLLQEINSRFDPENPMEYTFLGNRFDQFYEEDRIRGQLFMVFSMIIVLIACLGLFALASFAIEYRIQEIGIRKVLGASAFEVNWLLSKDFAVLIGIAFILAVPVAWYAAQSWLQEFVYRITIPIWVFPAAGLTALFIALATISYQTLRAAWMNPVKSLGRE encoded by the coding sequence ATGATTAAGAATTACCTTAAAATTGCCTGGCGTTATCTACACAAGAATAAAATATTTTCATTTGTCAATATTACAGGATTGACGCTGGGCTTCTTCTGTTCCATTCTTCTTGCCCTTTATGTCATAGATGAATTGCGTTTTGATACATTTCACGAGGATGCTGCACGAACCTATAGGATTATTCAAAAAATTGAAGAAGTGGACGGCGAAACTAGAAAAGTGGCAACAGTCGCTCCGCTGGTAGGACCGGAAGCTGTTGCACAATTCCCGGAGGCAGAAACCTATCTTCGGCTGATCGAAATTGGCAGGCTGACCGTAGGTAACGAGCCACAAAACAGGGATTACGAACGCATCTGGATAGCTGATTCCAATTTCTTCCAATTTTTTGATTATAAGGCTTTATACGGCAATCCTACTGAGGCGCTCAGCCGTCCGGACAATATTGTTATTACCGAATCTACGGCGAAAAAATATTTTGGCAGAACGGATGTAGTTGGTGAAAATCTATATACCAATGTATTTCAGGCGACCGTTTCCGCAGTTATTGAAGATTTTCCGGACAATTCCCATTTAACTATTAATACCATTCACGCTGTTCCTACCTGGGAGCGGGAAATCGGGCAGTGGAAGGAGTGGGTCAGCTCAAATTGGACTTCAAATTCTTTTGTAACCTATCTAAAGATGCGCCCCGACTTTGACAAAAAAGCATTTGAGGGAAAGTTGACTTCCCTGGTAACTGAAAACTATGGGGAAGAAGTCAACTACCAGAGTAACTTTAGTTTGCAACCTTTAACAGATATCCATCTCTACTCAAGCGAAATTCAGGGAGGTATGAATTCACGGGAAGGGAACCCCTTATATACCTACATGTTCATTATCATAGCTGTGCTGTTGCTGGCCATTGCCTGTTTCAATTATATGAATTTGTCTACGGCTGCTGCCTCGCGACGTACCCGAGAGGTAGGGATGCGAAAAACACTTGGAGCACAAAAATGGCAACTGATTGGCCAGTTTGTTGGGGAAGCACTGCTAGTCAGCACCTGTTCTTTGCTGCTTGCGCTATTTGCTATTGAACTGTTGCTTCCTCAGTTAAATGTATATCTCAATAAAAGTCTATCTCTGCCCTTTGATAATATTCAAATGTATACGGTTTTGGGTATTATTGTTCTAATAGCTGGCATTTCTTCTGCTATTTATCCTGCCTTTTTTCTATCCCGGGTTGAGCCTGCAACGGCACTTAAAAAAGAGATTAAAATTGGAGTCAATACTTTTTCCTTGAGGAAAATACTTGTAGTAGCCCAGTTTGCTATTTCCATCGTCATGATATCTACTACTATTATAATCTATAACCAGCTTCAATATGTTGAGCAAAAAGATTTGGGTTTCAATCTAAATAATTTACTGGTTATAGATATCAATAGTGGTGCCTTGCGTTCGCAGTTTGAGAGTATCAAACAGGAATTTGAAAAACTCAGCGACATAGAAACTGTAACGGTTTCATCCAGAGTGCCCGGTGAATGGAAGAATTTCCCAATTGCCAATTTGGAACACCGAGGCAGCGATGCAAAATCTCAGGCTATTTTTGTCGGTGTTGATGAGGATTTCCTGGATACCTATAATATTGAGTTGCTTGAAGGCCGAGCTCTCCGAAACGATGTGGCCGACTCCAACTCTGTTATGTTAACAGAGATGGCTGTGAGGCAACTCGGTTTGGAAGATCCTATAGGGCAAGTACTGGATGTTCCGAGCACAGTATGGAGTGGGGATTTGAATGAGCAGGATACACCTTACTCTCCGCGCGTGGTGGGTGTAATCAAAAACTTTCACTTCCAATCTTTCCGCGAGGAGATGCGCCCGATGATGCTGGCATCCTATCGCAATCCTATTCATAGCATTGATTATTATACCTTGCGTGCATCCAACGCCAATTGGCAGAATATTCTTCCTTTACTTCAGGAAATCAATAGTCGTTTTGATCCGGAAAATCCAATGGAGTATACTTTTTTGGGGAACCGTTTTGACCAATTTTATGAGGAGGATCGCATTCGAGGACAATTGTTCATGGTATTTTCAATGATAATTGTTTTGATAGCCTGTCTCGGACTATTTGCATTGGCTTCGTTCGCAATCGAGTATCGTATCCAAGAGATTGGAATACGAAAGGTGTTGGGTGCTTCAGCCTTTGAAGTAAACTGGCTGTTATCTAAAGATTTTGCCGTACTTATTGGAATTGCATTCATTCTAGCGGTACCTGTGGCTTGGTATGCGGCACAAAGCTGGCTGCAGGAATTCGTTTACCGGATAACCATTCCGATTTGGGTATTCCCGGCGGCCGGCCTGACTGCATTATTCATTGCTCTGGCAACAATCTCATACCAGACACTGCGGGCGGCTTGGATGAATCCGGTGAAGAGCTTGGGAAGGGAATGA
- a CDS encoding RagB/SusD family nutrient uptake outer membrane protein, translated as MNFSKNIYLKHTALLIVLVVFVSGCDIFKIQDRPDPNNTELGTVINNPTRSEVNTLVTGTESGLRTDLRIYHINTGMIGREMYRFLAAEPRNTGDLLGKGNSELDAGSFYTTRPWAAFYTNIRNANILIQSVNTIQGDALSDAEKNGVYGFANTIKGYQYLMALTMQNENGIRLQNETDLQQTGAVLSKDDAYAEIAALLDDAATDLQNAGAAFSFSLSSGFAGFDTPPGFLQFNRALRARVAAYRGNFDTVLSALDDSFIDETADLGLGVYHVYSTATNDQLNPVFADPNAGSGDSWVAHPSWVADAEAGDERVDNKVVLRDEEASLDGLSSNYGLFVYQSQTAPFPMIRNAELILLRAEALAQRNNAGDLDDAEDDINVIRDAAGLSDFDRGLGGQDAVIDEMLRQRRYELFFEGHRWIDMRRYDRLDQLPIDRAGDNVWESFPIPENENV; from the coding sequence ATGAATTTTTCCAAAAACATCTATCTAAAACATACAGCACTGCTCATTGTGCTTGTTGTGTTCGTTTCGGGATGTGATATCTTCAAGATTCAGGATCGTCCCGATCCCAACAACACTGAGTTAGGCACCGTGATCAACAATCCGACGCGGTCTGAGGTAAACACGCTCGTAACCGGTACGGAGTCGGGTCTTAGAACCGATCTTCGCATCTATCATATCAATACCGGTATGATAGGACGTGAAATGTACCGTTTCCTGGCTGCGGAGCCTCGTAACACAGGTGATCTTCTGGGTAAGGGTAATTCCGAGCTCGATGCCGGATCTTTCTATACTACCCGTCCATGGGCGGCATTTTATACCAATATTCGAAACGCCAATATTCTTATTCAGTCGGTAAACACCATTCAGGGTGATGCCCTTTCCGATGCGGAAAAGAATGGCGTTTACGGGTTCGCGAATACCATCAAAGGGTATCAATACCTGATGGCATTGACGATGCAGAATGAAAACGGTATCAGACTGCAAAACGAGACGGACTTACAGCAAACCGGCGCAGTATTAAGCAAGGATGATGCCTATGCAGAAATTGCTGCCTTGCTGGATGATGCAGCCACGGATTTGCAAAATGCGGGCGCTGCATTTAGCTTTTCACTATCCAGTGGATTTGCCGGTTTTGATACACCGCCCGGATTCCTTCAGTTCAATCGGGCTTTGAGAGCCAGGGTTGCAGCCTATCGCGGGAATTTTGATACTGTATTATCAGCCCTGGATGATTCATTCATTGATGAAACAGCAGATCTTGGGCTGGGGGTTTACCACGTCTATTCCACCGCCACTAATGATCAGCTCAATCCGGTATTTGCAGATCCCAATGCAGGTTCCGGCGACAGTTGGGTTGCACATCCATCATGGGTGGCTGACGCTGAAGCAGGTGACGAACGGGTTGACAATAAGGTGGTTCTTCGCGATGAAGAAGCTTCATTAGATGGACTAAGCAGCAACTACGGTCTGTTTGTCTACCAGTCGCAGACTGCTCCTTTCCCAATGATCCGAAATGCAGAATTAATTCTGTTGCGCGCGGAAGCCCTTGCACAGCGGAACAATGCAGGTGATCTGGATGACGCCGAGGACGACATCAACGTAATTCGTGATGCTGCCGGACTGTCTGATTTCGATCGCGGTTTAGGCGGACAGGATGCCGTAATTGACGAGATGCTACGTCAACGACGTTATGAACTTTTCTTCGAAGGACACCGGTGGATTGACATGCGTCGCTATGATCGACTGGATCAACTGCCTATTGACCGCGCAGGTGATAACGTGTGGGAATCCTTCCCGATACCTGAAAACGAAAACGTTTAA